One window of the Cryptomeria japonica chromosome 7, Sugi_1.0, whole genome shotgun sequence genome contains the following:
- the LOC131078510 gene encoding cytochrome P450 94B3 → MAGIVILFLVVLICVLFFKWWNSDDFYGPKSYPFIGCMISFWKNQTRLCEWYTELLKNSPTQTMTILRLGTTRTVVTANPENVEHILKTRFENYPKGKIFNEILNDLLGNGIFNADGEAWRIQRKIASYEFNTKSLRNFIVDCVQSETTDRLVPVLEQACQRGTFLDLQDVLRRFSFDNICKVAFGMDPNCLDLSLPRSEFADAMDLACQLSSKRARSVISLEWKIKRALKIGSEKELADAIRVVHEFAGDVIHRRNAELDVFSQLKSDLLSRFLLLTEESFDEKHLRDIVVSFVLAGRDTTASSLTWFFWLLSSHPDVEERILREVSEKKEELLSFEEIKGMQYLHAAICESMRLYPPVRFDSKFAVEDDCLPDGTFVKKGSWVTYHPYAMGRMESIWGKDCMEFKPERWIKEGVFVPESPFKYAVFQAGPRVCLGKEMAFIQMKYIAASVIRGFRFRVDPQHRADSIPSLTSTMRNGLPVQVQKRAS, encoded by the coding sequence ATGGCGGGCATTGTAATCTTGTTCTTGGTGGTTCTAATATGTGTTTTGTTCTTCAAGTGGTGGAACTCTGATGATTTCTATGGACCCAAATCGTATCCTTTCATTGGGTGCATGATTTCCTTCTGGAAGAATCAAACCAGGCTGTGCGAATGGTACACAGAGCTGCTAAAAAATTCTCCCACGCAGACCATGACAATCCTGCGCCTGGGCACCACGAGAACAGTGGTGACGGCCAATCCAGAGAACGTAGAACACATTTTGAAGACCCGATTCGAGAATTATCCCAAAGGTAAGATCTTTAACGAGATTCTGAACGATCTGTTGGGCAATGGCATCTTCAACGCTGATGGAGAAGCGTGGAGAATCCAGAGAAAGATCGCGAGCTATGAATTCAATACAAAGTCTCTGCGGAACTTCATCGTGGATTGTGTGCAGTCAGAGACCACGGATCGTTTGGTGCCCGTGCTTGAGCAGGCTTGTCAAAGAGGGACTTTTCTTGATTTGCAAGATGTTCTGCGCAGATTTTCCTTCGACAACATCTGCAAAGTGGCCTTCGGGATGGACCCAAATTGTCTCGATCTGAGCCTTCCAAGATCGGAATTTGCGGACGCCATGGATCTTGCCTGCCAGCTAAGTTCCAAAAGAGCACGGTCTGTCATAAGTCTGGAGTGGAAAATCAAACGGGCTCTGAAAATTGGCTCGGAAAAAGAGCTCGCGGATGCAATCCGTGTCGTTCATGAGTTTGCAGGCGATGTTATTCACAGAAGAAATGcagaattagatgtcttttcccaACTCAAATCAGACCTGCTATCGAGATTTCTGCTGCTCACTGAAGAAAGCTTCGATGAGAAACATTTGCGAGATATTGTGGTGAGTTTCGTTCTTGCAGGCAGAGATACAACGGCTTCTTCTCTGACATGGTTTTTCTGGCTTCTTTCTTCACATCCTGATGTGGAGGAAAGGATTCTGAGGGAAGTGAGTGAAAAAAAGGAGGAATTGTTATCATTTGAGGAGATTAAAGGGATGCAATATCTTCATGCTGCGATTTGTGAGTCCATGAGATTATATCCTCCTGTTCGATTCGACTCAAAATTTGCTGTTGAAGATGACTGTCTTCCAGATGGGACTTTTGTGAAAAAGGGCAGCTGGGTGACTTACCATCCTTATGCCATGGGGAGAATGGAGAGCATTTGGGGCAAGGATTGCATGGAGTTTAAGCCTGAGAGATGGATTAAGGAGGGAGTTTTTGTTCCTGAGAGCCCATTTAAGTACGCTGTCTTTCAGGCTGGTCCTCGTGTCTGTTTGGGGAAAGAAATGGCTTTTATTCAGATGAAATATATCGCTGCTTCTGTGATTCGTGGGTTTCGATTTAGAGTTGATCCTCAGCACAGGGCAGACTCCATTCCCAGCTTGACTTCGACAATGAGGAATGGCCTGCCGGTTCAAGTCCAGAAACGAGCTTCATGA